A genome region from Nicotiana tabacum cultivar K326 chromosome 13, ASM71507v2, whole genome shotgun sequence includes the following:
- the LOC142168179 gene encoding uncharacterized protein LOC142168179, translating to MSFCGPMRVKSRREKRYVFMIVDDYSIYTWTIFLATKEETFGMFVTFVKKLQRKLNVHVASIRSDHGTEFKNINFLEFCMNNSIDYNFSTPRTLQQNDVVERKNRTLEDMAKTILISNGLPKSFKAKGVNIRGGKKFWYDNCTSLGALYHATGPDHWCDETIIHVGDVMIDGAWHEELLREIIPDDIIDHIIEKISLLNIPELKDKAYWQLETKGQFSVKTTWQYIRRTKNPSEEILAHIFLRSPAAMFVWKYFCGSAGIKIDGKHIIQRYNGRDSFAFCIRDGIGDLIYAQGEEIFEATNNIAEARAIPEALSGGRNQSVKNYGEKCKTSRVLMWIDIEKMCMVCVAVGTRQGGTNQKNYAGVNELVPSSKHEGNNGSQYSQNGGHSNARCISFYMGFKLNQMDVKSGFLNRYLKEEVFVGEPPRFESQEFPDYVYKLDKAIYGLKQTSKAWYERLSKFLVEN from the exons ATGAGTTTTTGTGGACCTATGAGGGTTAAAAGTAGAAGAGAAAAAAGGTATGTATTCATGATTGTTGATGACTACTCTATATATACCTGGACAATATTTCTTGCAACTAAAGAAGAGACATTTGGTATGTTTGTAACTTTTGTTAAGAAATTGCAAAGAAAATTGAATGTTCATGTTGCTAGTATTAgatctgatcatggaactgaatttaaaaatataaactttcTTGAGTTTTGCATGAATAATAGCATTGATTATAATTTTTCTACACCTAGGACCCTACAACAAAATGATGTTGTTGAAAGGAAAAATAGGACTTTAGAAGATATGGCAAAAACTATATTGATTTCCAATGGTCTCCCTAAATCCTTCAAGGCTAAAGGTGTAAATATT AGAGGAGGTAAAAAATTTTGGTATGATAACTGTACTAGTCTTGGTGCACTTTACCATGCTACTGGCCCAGATCATTGGTGTGATGAAACTATCATTCATGTTGGGGATGTGATGATAGATGGAGCTTGGCATGAAGAGCTGTTGAGGGAGATTATACCAGATGACATAATCGATCATATTATAGAGAAAATATCACTACTAAACATCCCGGAGTTGAAGGATAAGGCTTATTGGCAACTAGAGACCAAGGGGCAATTCTCAGTGAAGACAACTTGGCAATACATAAGGAGGACGAA AAACCCTAGTGAGGAAATTCTAGCTCATATTTTCTTGAGATCTCCAGCAGCTATGTTTGTATGGAAGTATTTCTGTGGATCAGCAGGGATCAAGATTGATGGAAAGCatataatacag AGATATAATGGAAGGGATTCTTTTGCATTTTGTATAAGAGATGGCATTGGTGACTTAATTTATGCTCAAGGAGAAGAGATCTTTGAGGCCACAAACAATATTGCTGAAGCTAGGGCTATTCCTGAAGCTCTAAG TGGTGGAAGAAATCAATCAGttaagaactat GGTGAGAAATGCAAAACCTCAAGAGTATTGATGTGGATTGATATAGAGAAGATGTGCATGGTGTGTGTAGCTGTGGGAACTAGACAAG GGGGGACAAATCAGAAAAATTATGCAGGAGTGAATGAACTTGTTCCCTCTTCAAAACATGAAGGAAATAATGGCTCTCAGTATTCTCAA AATGGAGGCCATTCAAATGCTCGTTGCATTTCATTCTACATGGGCTTCAAGTTGaatcaaatggatgtgaaaagtGGGTTTCTGAATCGATATTTGAAAGAGGAAGTGTTTGTAGGTGAGCCTCCACGATTTGAGAGTCAAGAGTTTCCAGATTATGTGTATAAATTAGACAAGGCCATATATGGTTTGAAGCAAACTTCAAAAGCATGGTACGAAAGATTGTCAAAATTTCTTGTGGAGAACTAG